The Nicotiana sylvestris chromosome 6, ASM39365v2, whole genome shotgun sequence genomic sequence CACTCTTCATGAAAAAGTTAGTTCCCTGGAAGTTTTCCTCAAAAACTCTGAGAGAAGCAATGTGTCTGAGGAAATGACAGATTTGGAAGCACGGATAAAAGAAGTTGCAAATGCAGTTGAATACACAATTCAGCTGAGACTAACAGAAGCTGCAATGGCAAATGATGAAATGCAGAAAGTAACGGCACACGAGATGTTTTGTGATAGCTTGCAACAAGTAGCTGAGGACATTAGTCATCTCCAGAAAGAGTCCATGAAGATTCAACACAAAGGCAAACAAGCATCAAAGAAATCTTTGGTTCGAGGTTCGAGTTCAGCAAAAGATGTTTTGAATGTTAAGAAGAATATGGTGGGACGTGATGATCAAAGGAAAAGGTTGTTAGAAGATCTGACAAGACGTTCCTCTGGTGAACTGAAAGTCATCCCGATCTTGGGGATGGGGGGCATTGGTAAAACAACTTTAGCAAAAGAAGTTTATAATGACGTATCCATTCGATCTCATTTTGATGTTCGTGCCTGGGCTACTGTATCTAGCCATCACAATGTAAAAGAAATCTTGCTAAGCCTTCTCCGTTCTAGAATGGGTGACACATTTTATATGGAAGATGAGGCAGAGCTAGCAGATATGCTACAAAAGAGTTTAAAAAGCAGGAGATATTTAATTGTCATGGATGACATGTGGAGCAGTAAAGCATGGGATGACGTGAGACAATGCTTTCCAAGTGAAAACAATGAGAGCAGAGTATTGTTGACTACCCGTGACACTGATGTAGCTTGTTATGCTGGTACAGAGAATTTTTCTTTACAGATGAGTTTCATGGATCCATATGAGAGTTGGAACCTTTTCAAAAGTGCGGCGTTTGCAAATGAAGAATTGCCATCTGAATATGAGATTATTGGGAAGCAAATTGTCGACAAATGCCAAGGGTTACCGCTAACCATTGTTGTGGTTGCTGGGCTTCTATCCAAATCTGAAAGGACAATAGAAGATTGGGAAAATGTTGCTCAAGATGTCATGTCGTTTGTCACAAATGATCCTGATAAACAATGTTTACATGTGCTTGGGTTGAGTTACAATCACTTGACCAGTAACCTAAAAGCATGCCTTCTGTATTTTGGAGCTTTTCCAGAAGACAGAGAGATTTCGGTGAAGAGGTTGGTGAGATTATGGCTAGCTGAGGggtttttgaagttggaaaaagaCTTTGAAGGGGAGGCTGAGAAGTGTTTAAAAGATCTTGTCGACAGATGTCTAATTCTTGCCTGTGAGAAAAAATGGGATGAAACAGAAATTAAATCATGTAAGGTTCATGATCTAATATATGAGCTATGCTTGAGAGAAGCTCAAAGCCAAAATTTTATCATGAATGATATTGTATTTCATTACCTCGATTTGGATGAAGATGATGGTTCGGATGAAATAGCTCAAAGTCACGACATTGTACTTGAACTTGATGATGAACCAAATCCTGTTCCTCCAAAATATCGTCATCTTAGCAGGCATAAAATAGGGCCCTGTAAACGATGGACTGAACATGATGATATTCACTGTGGTTACTATAGGGCCCTTCTTACCCCTGAACTGCATCATTTGATAAGGGGGCAGAGAGATGATGATGTCGATGATAGCAATTATTTCTTGAAACGAACTCGTTCTATTATCTCTCTTTCCAATTATTGTCCTTTACCAAATTTTACTCTGGAATCAGAGATTATTCGTTTCAAATTACTCAGAACCTTGGACTTGAGTCCCATAGAGTTGGAGTCATTCCCTTCACAAATACTATGCCTCATTTGGTTGAGGTACCTAGCGTTGTCCGGGCGTTTCATTGACATACCTCCAGAAATTTGCAGGTTATGGAATCTGCACACACTCATATTTGAAGGGTCTAGTTCGGAATGTATAGTGTTTCCGGAGCAAATTTGGGAACTAATGCAATTAAGGCATCTCAAACTGAATGCATTTTATTTACCAAATCCTCCAAGTGTATCTGCTGAGGAAGAGGGGACGCACTTGGCCCTTTCAAACGTACAAACTATTTATTTGTTGTCTGCATTTAGTTGCACAAAGGAGGTTATTTCAGGGATTGAAAATGTTAAAAAGTTAGGAATTTATGGAGATAGAGATGACTTTGAAGATTCTAGACTTTTCGACAATCTTGTCTATCTTCATCAACTTGAAAATTTGAGGTTTTATTTTCATAGCACGTGGAAGTTTGGAGAAGCGACTATTCCAAGTGCAGAAGCTTTTCCAGCAACGCTCAAGAAGTTAGAGTTGAATGGAACTTGTCTAAGGTGGGAGGACATAAACATTATAAGTGAATTGCCTAACCTTGAGGTGCTAAAGGTGCTAAGTGTTATGAAGGACAATGAATGGTATACAGTTGCTGGGGGTTTTACTCAGTTGAAGCTTTTGCTAATTGATTGGACACGTCTCAACTACTGGAAAGCCACGGATGACAATTTCCCTGCCCTTGAATGCCTTGGTTCTATTCCTGCTTCATTGGGGAATTTGAGAAACTTACAAACTCTACTtcttgttgcggaagccaaatgtatatagtgtgaataagtcacaactactataccaaaaattatgacagccaccaaataataaataagacaataaaacaacaataaaggaaacaccagaatttacgaggttcggctaattttgcctactcctcggacacaaccaatattttattccactccaaaaatacaagtgaaataatactaaagagagaagatacaaatgccttaaacagatgagaaggcaaatgagaggtgtgtttcaatcctaaacattaggccttcttttataggggaaaaatccccccaaacttaactcccaaccaatgtgggactttggcattttgccaaacttcaacaaatctccaccttggcaaaattccacattttcaattctctctcaataacaaattttggttgtgtcttcatcttcaatcttcagtgttcaacaatgttgatcaaatccaaacaatgttgaaacttgaccgcagtcaccacctttgtcagcatatcagcaggattctctgtagtatgaattttcttcaccgtgactccaccttcttctatgatttctcgtacgaaatgataccgaacatcaatgtgcttcgtccttgcatgataaacttggttcttcgctaattgaatagcactttgactatcacaaaaaattgtgatacctttttgttcaacaccaagctcctttagcaatccttgaagccaaattgcctctttcacagcatctgtaatagccatgtactctgcctctgttgtagacaaagcaattgttgactgcaaagtagacttccaactaactggtgcctttgcaaaagtaaacacataaccagtagttgatcttcgtttgtccatatcacccgcaaaatctgagtcacaatatccaactacaaactgattgtcttcctgctcaaaaactaacccgacatctacagtattatgaatataccgtagaatccacttcacagcttgccaatgctccttccctggattgtgcatatatctgctaataactccaacagcttgtgaaatgtcaggccttgtgcaaaccattgcatacatcaagctaccaacagcatttgcgtatggtacctttgacatatactctcgttcagcttcatccattggcgacatagtagtacttagcttaaaatgggaagcaagtggagtactaactggcttagtcttgtcatctatgccaaaacgttgaagtactctcttcaaatattccttttgagataaacagagtttctttgaacgtctatctctaattatctccatgccaagaattttctttgcctcacccaaatccttcatctcgaactccttcttcagttgaatcttcaacttatcaatttcttccgaattcttggaagctatcaacatatcatcaacatataggagaagatatacaaaggaaccatctttaagcttgtgcaaatacacacaatgatcgtatttgcttctcttgtacccttgccgcaacataaactcgtcaaatcgcttgtaccattgtctagaagattgtttcaatccgtacaacgatttttcaagtttgcacaccatattttcttttccagcaactttgaatccttctggctgagtcatgtagatttcctcctccaagtttccatgtaaaaacgcagtttttacatccatctgaactagttccaaatccaattgtgctaccaaagccaacataattctaatggaggaatgttttacaactggagaaaacacttcattgtaatcaattccctccttttgagcatatcctttggccaccaatcttgctttgtagcgaacatctacttggttaggaaatccttccttctttgcaaatacccatttgcacccaattgctttctttcccttcgggagattggccaatctccatgtatgattctgatgaagggactgtatttcatcattcatggcaatcctccacttatcttcttctgaactttggacagcgtctttataagtagtaggaacatcatcagctacaattgaggttgcacaagcaaccgtctctatgagacgaacaggtttcgttattgttctttttggcctgctggttgctattgattcaagttgttgttgagattcctgagttggaatctcctctactggctctccttccagagggtaatcttcatttgtttcctcctctgcttcttgtgtaggaaaaataaattttccctcaaactccacctgcttagaagcaccttcattttgtttggtatcttctgttaccttatttaccatagcaaattcatcaaaggtaacatctctgctgaatattactttctttgtcatagggcaccataagcgatatcctttgactccagaagtaattcccataaaaatagccttctttgcccttggatccaattttgactccgtcacatgataatatgcagttgagccaaacacgtgcaaagagttataatctacagcaggttttccgtaccatttttcaaatggtgttttgccatcaatagcagcagatggtagacgattaatgaggtgacatgcatatgtaattgcctcagcccaaaattctttgcccaagccagcattggacaacatacaccgtaccttctccagcaaggtccggttcatacgttctgccactccattctgttgtggtgtatgtctaacagtgaagtgtcggatgatgccatcattttcacagaccttattgaaatgatcatttttgtattcacctccattgtctgtgcgaatacacttgattctcctgcctgtctgattctccaccatcatcttccatttgagaaaaattcccaacacttcatctttgctcttcattgtatacacccatactcttcgggaaaaatcatcaacaaaggttacaaaatagtgcttcccacccaatgaaggtgttttggaaggaccccaaacatcaga encodes the following:
- the LOC104234746 gene encoding putative late blight resistance protein homolog R1B-17, giving the protein MAYASIVSLMRTIKLLLTSKSPIQSLIRDHKEEILTLHEKVSSLEVFLKNSERSNVSEEMTDLEARIKEVANAVEYTIQLRLTEAAMANDEMQKVTAHEMFCDSLQQVAEDISHLQKESMKIQHKGKQASKKSLVRGSSSAKDVLNVKKNMVGRDDQRKRLLEDLTRRSSGELKVIPILGMGGIGKTTLAKEVYNDVSIRSHFDVRAWATVSSHHNVKEILLSLLRSRMGDTFYMEDEAELADMLQKSLKSRRYLIVMDDMWSSKAWDDVRQCFPSENNESRVLLTTRDTDVACYAGTENFSLQMSFMDPYESWNLFKSAAFANEELPSEYEIIGKQIVDKCQGLPLTIVVVAGLLSKSERTIEDWENVAQDVMSFVTNDPDKQCLHVLGLSYNHLTSNLKACLLYFGAFPEDREISVKRLVRLWLAEGFLKLEKDFEGEAEKCLKDLVDRCLILACEKKWDETEIKSCKVHDLIYELCLREAQSQNFIMNDIVFHYLDLDEDDGSDEIAQSHDIVLELDDEPNPVPPKYRHLSRHKIGPCKRWTEHDDIHCGYYRALLTPELHHLIRGQRDDDVDDSNYFLKRTRSIISLSNYCPLPNFTLESEIIRFKLLRTLDLSPIELESFPSQILCLIWLRYLALSGRFIDIPPEICRLWNLHTLIFEGSSSECIVFPEQIWELMQLRHLKLNAFYLPNPPSVSAEEEGTHLALSNVQTIYLLSAFSCTKEVISGIENVKKLGIYGDRDDFEDSRLFDNLVYLHQLENLRFYFHSTWKFGEATIPSAEAFPATLKKLELNGTCLRWEDINIISELPNLEVLKVLSVMKDNEWYTVAGGFTQLKLLLIDWTRLNYWKATDDNFPALECLGSIPASLGNLRNLQTLLLVAEAKCI